The genomic segment caAGTGGAACATCAGCTGGAAAAAGTAACGTGATTTCTTTGTTTGCTCACAACATGACTCCTGGGTTTGGGGGGCACTCAGATGTAGAGGCCCCAGTCTCGTCTCACCCACTCCCAGCCTGGGGAAGAAGGCTCATCCCTCAGATTCCACCACATCCCCATGGGATCCCTGATAACCTGGTCCCATGGGTGGGCCTGTGCTGGGGCATTTGTGGCATTCTGGGGGCATGTCTCTTGCtgtgccatctctgcctccccgTGGTAAgagctctgtcttcctcttcctataggaaaagaaagcaaataatgaAATACACAAAGCACAAACGGAGCAGTTAGAGGTGAGTGGAGGGTGGGGAGTTTTCTCCTGTCCTCCAgagaatgtttctttccttctctttcagcaCTTGCTTGGCTTTTCTCCCAAACATTCCATTTCAGACAATCAACATCCTCACGCTGGAAAAGGCAGACTTGAAGACCACCCTTTACCATACTAAACTTGCCGCCAGACACTTCGAAGGTGGGAATCTGGGCACCCCGTCATCCTTCAACCTGGCACTTTGACAGGTCTTTAGGGGGAGTCCTTTGGGCCCCATCTCCACCTCTGTCATTACAGAAGAGTCCAAGGATCTGGCCGGCCACCTTCAATACTCTTTACAGCGTATTCAAGAATTGGAGCGGGCTCTCTCTGTTGTGTCTACACAGCAGCAGGAAGAGGACAGGGCGAGTCCAACCAGCTGCCCCGTCCCCTGGCAGCCTGGCTTCCCAGATGGAGGAGAGAGTGTAAAGGTCCCTTCTGCAGGATGCAGTGTCCTGCCCAGAAGGCAACATCCTCATTTCTTGCTGCTTTTGTGTATGGTTGTTAGAGGCAGCCTGGGGCTGAGTCAGCTGCTGTGGGTGAGTTGGGGGCACTGTGGGGAGTGAGCACTGGACGCAGAGCTCAGAGGCCAAGTGCCTGCCCTGCCCTTACCTGGCTGTGGCCTTGGCCAAGTCCTAGGTGGGATATTCGGTACTTGTACTGTGAAGGTACAGAAGAGTACCTTTAGTATGTCACCATTTCTGTAGAGAGaggaaaggtgtgtgtgtgtgggtgtgagtgtgtgtgtctgtgtgtgtacatactatgataatatacataaaacatgtTTGCAAGGGTTTGAAAAAAATTCAGCAGAGAGTAACAGGGTGGCTGGGAGACACTTCCCTTCTGTACCTTCTGAGTTTTGGACTATGGGAATGTATCAACCTttcaaaaagtgaacaaaagatTAATTTCCCCCTTGCTATCTGTGCCCCCAccctcagcaagaaaaatggGCTTAGATAATTGGATAGACCTGggtgttcaaatcccagctcggTCTGAGTGATCTTAGGCAAGCCCTTAACCTCGAACACTTGATGTTTTTCATCTGCACAATAGGGGTTTTCCTAGTAGCTGTCTCAtatggtggttgtgaggattacatgggATTGCTAGTATGGTACCTGGTGAAGCACTCCATAAAGGTTCAGACAGTGgtagtaataacagtaataacaatAGCAATGTTACctgatctctctgggcctctgttagCCAGCTGTAAGTTCGATCTCTTTCCCTGTCCCTTCCAACTTTACTGAGTTCTTTTAAAAACCAGGCCACAGGCTTGGAAATGTCTTGATCTTTACTGACCGAATTGTATATTGAGGCTAGACCTAGCCCTTTTAAGGGGCACTGCCCAGGCTTCCCAAATTGAAACTTCTCACTGTTCACCATCCAGTCCTTGAGCCGCAGTGAAGCAGTCCTCCAGCAGCAGTTACAGCAGACCAGAAAGGAGCGGGCACTGCTGAATGCACACGTGACACAGGTGAGGCTTTGCAGAGGGAGGGATGTGGAAGGAAGATGATCCCAGCTGGCCAGGAGCAGGTGAGGACCAGTGACAGCCCTTCCTCACTTCTGTGCCCATTCTTGCAGGTGACAGAGTCACTTAAACAAGTCCAGCTAGAGAGAGATGAATATACTCAACATATAAAAGGAGAGAGGGTCCGGTGgcaggagaggatgtggaaaatgTCGATGGAGGTGAGACCTGACCCTTCAGCCCCACGTTAGATGGGCCACTGGATCTTTCtgggcatctgtaaaatgggaatagtacaGCCAGAGGTGGTCATGGATCTGGGCtttgtggaggtgggggcagagatGGAGACGGTAGCTTGTCCAGCCACCAGCCCCTCTCTCCAGGGACCTTTCCCCCTGTGCTTTGGGCAGGCTCACGCattgaaggaggagaagaaacatGACATACATCAGATACAGGAGCTGGAGAGGAGCTTGTCCGAACTCAAAACCGAGATGGGTAAGATGGGGCTGATGTGACCTGGGAGCAGGACTGGCATCAGAAGGCTGTGGGGTGGCTTAGAATGCcccagggaggtgggtggatggcagGGCTTTGAGGCAGCGGGAAAGTGGTCTGTGTCAGCAGCCAGCAAGCCTGGTCATCTCCATGAGCCTCAGGGTCCCCATCAGCAAAGAGGGAGGAGTGCCCATTGTCAGCCACCCACAGTGCTCTCTATCTGACATGGCTTGGAAATTGGCTACCATCGGGTGTGAGGAATCATTAGCAGTGAGGCCAAGTTTCTGAAGCCTGAGAGGAGCTGCATCAAGAGGAGGATTTTTTCAGGGGGGGTGGGGGATTGGAGGGAATCCACAGGCCCTTATTGTCTGCTTCATTTCTCAGCTGAGCCTCCATCCTCAGCACCCCCAGCAGGGACCTCTGAGGTGGAACAGCTACAAGATGAGGCCAAAcacctgaggcaggaggtggaAAGTCTGGAGGGAAAGCTCCAATCCCAGATGGAAAACAATCAGGCCTTGCGTCTCCTGAGCAAAGAACAAAAGGAGAGACtccaggagcaggaggagagactccgggggcaggaggagaggctccgggggcaggaggagaggctccgggggcaggaggagaggctctgggggcaggaggagaggaggctTCAGGAGCAGGAGAGACTGTGTGAGCAAAAGGAGAGGCTTCGGGGGCAGCAGAAGAGGCTTAGGGATCAGGGTGAGAGGCTGCAAAAGCAGGAGGAGAGGCTACAAAAGCAGGAGGAGAGGCTACAAAAGCAGGAGGAGAGGCtgtgggagaaggagaagaggctgCGAATGCAGGAGGAGAGGCTCGCGCTCTCCCAGAACCACAAGTTCAACAAGCAACTGGCCAAGCCACAGTGCAGCTTTGAGGATCTGGTGCGTTGCCCCACCTGGGGAGCCTGCCCTCATCCCTAGCCCTCCAGGCCtttgtttccccacctgtaaaatggggcagtGTAGCCCTCACATGACATGGTACTTCTAAAGGCATCTGTGAGCCAGAGCTCATCAGGCCCTGCTCTGATGGCTGTAGGGGAGAGGGGATGATTTTTCTAACTTGCCTCCACCCTTCCCGGTGAGATGGGAGGCAGACACCAAGTTCTGGGGTCTACAGCTGCAGTGGCTGGCCACTGATTGCTTCTCTCTGtccagaacaatgagaacaagaGCGCACTGCAGTTGGAACAGCAAGTAAAGCAGCTGCAGGAGAAGCTGATCAAGGTGAAGGAGATGGTAACCTGTGCCCCATCCAAGAAGGGCTGGGAGGCAGGCACcagcctctggggaggggaggtgcCAGGCCAAAGGCAACTCCAGCTGGGGGGCAGGTGATGGCAGCAACCTCCAGGGCAGCTCCAtgactgtttctttcttcctgcccTCTGACTTTTGCAGGTGGGTAGCCTTGGGCTCCTCCCAGGCCTGGACATCATCATCCGAGCTAAAGGCATGGATTACCCCAACCATAGAGGAAGAGACAGTGGAACAAGAGGCTCCTtatgccgggcacagtgactcctgcctgtaatcccagcactttgggaggctgaggcaggagcattacttgaggtcaggagattgagaccaacctggccaaaattgcaaaacctcatctctactaaaataacaacaacaacaaattagccaggcatggtggcgcatgcttgtaatctcagctactcaggaggctgaggcacgagaattgcttgagcctgggaggtggaggttgcagcgagtcgagattgcaccactgcactccagcctgggccacaaggtgacattctgtctcaaaataaaacaaaaaagcctcCTTAGATTCAAACTGGATTCCAACCTCGATTCCACTGGTCACCATTCAACTACTTTTCATCTCTGTTTCTTTAACTTCAAAAGGAAGTTAGTATTTTTCTTATGGAGgtgctgaggattaaatgagagaacaCATGGAAAGCGTTAGGCATGGAGCACACTTAGCAGACAGTGGTTGGCTCCTTCTGCTTTTCCACCAGTCTGTGGCCTACAGTTTAAATAGTGGgaagaaggacatgagatttgaggctggggaaggaaaCATGTGGTTCTAGGCAAGGGAGGAAGTCTCTTAGGCCTGGAGCAAGGGGTCAGGGGCCTGGGCAGGTGGCAGAGCCCCACTGTGCCCTCGCTACCCTATTAATGGGCCCAGAATCTGGAAGTCAGCCACCACATGCCCTCATGCCCAGGGTCTTCCTGCAGGTGGAGCTGAAGAGCCAAGAATCTCACAGTCTGCAGCAGCAGTGAGATTAGTACCTGGGTCACCTGCAGCAGTACGGGGCCACCTATTAGCAGCTGACCTCTGAGAAGGAGGTGCCGTACAGGCAGTTACTGCTGCAGACCCAGCTCATGGAccagctgcagcagcaggaagCTCAGGGCAAAGCGGTGGCTGAGATGGCCTGCCAAAAGTTGCAGGAGACCCAGGGGAGGGAGTTGCTGAGGACAGGGCCCCGAGGGGATGACCTGGCAACCTCTGTGCcttctcactctgttttccatcCCCTTAGGAGCACCTAGAAGCTGCCAACCAGGAGAACCAACAGCTAGAGACCCAGTTGAGTCTCATGGCTCTCCCTGGACAAGGTACAGGAGACCACTCAGAGCAAGAGGAGAGAGCCCCAGGAGGAAGGGGGGACTGTTAGCAGCATAGGGTTGAGGGGTTGGAAGAGACCTTTAGAACAGCTGGTTGTTATGCCAACTAGGTGTCTGCACGAAGTTTGGCATCAATATGATGACCTCCCGGGAGCAGGGGGCCACCAGGTCGCCTAAGGATGAGTGAACTGGCCCAGATCAGAAAGGGAGCAGGTCAGAACTCCCACACCGACAGGTAGTAGGACtgtgcctgggcaacatagcaagatcttggttcttaaaaggaaaaataaagaacagcagCTCATTCCCCTCGGGGGAGGGGCTGGCTCAGGGTTACACAGTGAGGGTGGGGACAGACGTGGGCCCACAATACTTCCCTTGTTGGGTTTTCTGAGGACCCCTCTGGCCACCTCCCTacaggagatggaggaggacaTCTGAACAGTGAGGAGGAGGGGGTGCCTCGGCCTATGCCGAGTGTCCCAGAGGACCTGGAGAGCCGGGAGGCCACAGTGAGTCTGACTTTCCCTGCCCCGGCTTTGCCACCTTCCTCTGTGGTCCCTCCCAGACCCCCCTATGCTCTTGCTTTCCCCGCCTTCTGATTTCTCTGGACCTTCACCCCTTCCGGGAGCCAGTGGTCAGACACCACTTCACCTGTGACCCACAGGTGCACTCTCTGAGGCCCCAAGGGAAGGGGCTGTgctccacctcccagccccaTTTGTTCTGTGTATGCCCCTACAAGAATACTCAGCTCTTGCCTTCGAGTGGCATTTTTCAACTCCGCTGGAGCCAGTTTCCAGGAGGAGCAGGCATGGCTATGTGGGCAGCGGAAGGTGTGAAGGCTGTGCTGCCTGCACCTGGCTCACCTGGTGGCCTCGGCCTGGAAAGAGCCAGAGGCAGAGGCCCCGGCCCCAGGGACTGGGGGTGAGTTTGTGTGTGGGGAGAGCTACCGGGCCCTGTAGGAGGCCGTGGAGAAGGTGAAGGTGAGTGAGTCCTGGCATGGGCCAAGAAAAgtgggggcagggcaggagaggtCACTCCTGAGATATGACCAGATTATTTTGGCTCCAGAGTGGCTTTATCGACCTCCCAAAGGAGAAGGTGGACGGGAAGGAGCAGGTGGAGAACCTAGAGCTTGGATTCATCCAGCTCTCTGGAGTGACAGATGGCATGAGTGAGCGGGAGGCCACGGCACGGGCACGGGCAGCTGCAGGGCCGTTGGAGGGGCCCCAGTGTCTGAGCCCTGTCCTCTTGCAGGAGAGTACTTCACCATATATGGGAACCAAGGGGCAGTGCCAAACACGCGGcaccaggaggaggaggacgtCAGCAGTCTGGCCCAGAATGAGGAGGAGATGAACGTAGGGCACGAAACATTtctgcaggggtgggggtgggtgtgaGCACAGGCTCTGATGTGGTAGCTGAGCACACCTCCCTTCAGGTGAAGCTGCTGGAGCTGCAGGAGCTGGTGTTGCCACTTGTGGGTGACCACGAGGGGCATGACGAATTCCTCCCCACTGCCCAGAACCCTGCTGATGAGCCCGCTCCAGGGGCCCCAGCCCCCCAGGAACTTGGGGCTGCCCATGAGCAGGGTGGTGAGTAGAGCCCTCAGGCGGGGTggacaggcaggggcaggggaggcTAGCACTGTGCTCAGACCCCCGCCTCCCTCTCTCCGAAGATTTTTATGAGGTGAGCCTGGCCGACAGCGTGGAGCCTGCACCAGGAGAGGCCAGGGAGGGTTCTCCCCATGACAACCCCACTGCACAGAAGATCCTGCAGCTGCTTCCTGTAACGCAGGACGCCCAGGAGCACCCAGGCTTTGCCACCAAACCCTGCGTGCCATTCTTTTACCGGGCAGCCGAGAACAGGGAGAtaaacatcatcatcatctgagAGCTggtcaagaaatttaaaaaaaaaaaaaaaaaaaaaacagttatggGGTTAATCCCCTACACAATTCATCTACTTCATTGGAATGTTAGAGCCCCTCATGTTTATTTATGTTTCTAATTTacagtttaaatttatttataaaaagttaaGGGAGAGTGGGTCTTTCCCTGATGTTCACTCTGTCATCctttagcatttttgtttttaattgataatTGTAGGTCATTAGCTCACATATGGAGTTTGCCCTTACATGGTGGGAGTTCAAACACACAAAGACCCACTATTTGCACAAAACTATTCTTACTGGTTTGGAATAGGCTgccatgctttttaaatattattgcaGCATGTATATTCATTACAGAATTCAGATAAAATTGGCTTATGTTCTGCTATTATGTTTCATCGAATCCTAATCACAGTGAGCTCTTCATTAGCTCAGTATGTGGTTTGCCCTCAAGTGCGCACTGTTTCTTACTTTGTAATATGCCGAGAGTACTGACATTTAGAATTGTTTAAAGGCCAAGAACTGGAAACAGTCTTTCCCCTATTTTCTGTGTATTGGGGATGGGAGTAATAACATTTTGGGGAGCTTTTTAAATctcacagaagaggaaagtggCCTACTCTGGCAGGTGTGTGCAGGATAGAGTGTTTGCCATTTGTTCTGGTGCCAGGAATGAGTGCGGTACTATGGTAGTCCCCTTAGGATTTGTACGTGCTCTGGGCTCATGAAGATATTGCAGCATGAGCTGCAGCAGTTGGACTCTTTCTCAATGACCTAAAAAGGGATTCTTTCTGAGGAATGAAAGGCTCCCATTATTGACTGTGGATGTGGAAAACCTTTCCCAGCCTAGAGCATTTATATctacaatacattttaaagtcaGAGTTCATGTTACCTGTTTTAATCACATGTACACAATAGGTACACAATAGGGCACTGTTTGGCATTCTTCTTAATGTATTTAGTAAAGATCACAAGAAATCCTTTCAGAGTTTAAATATCCCTGGAACAGGCATACAGGCTCTGGTCAAGAATGAGTTTGAGTGATACCTGGCATTCCTCTATGTTCACGGAGCTTCCTTGAGGCTAGAAGATTGATTTTACCATCTAGACCTCTCTGGCTAATACCTATTCTTCAGCCACATTGGTTAATCTGACATAGgaatttacttcttttccttgaaTGGAAAACACTTTAAAACTAATAACAACCATTATTATAAACCAATATATGTGACAGTACTTAGTTGAAACAAAAAGGAGTTTTAGTAGACAGTATTATACTACATTTGAAAATCAAGGTGAAGTTTATGCaacttaaaatgtttacaaactgCAGTGCAATCTACTGTTGGTGAATGTCACAATATTGTGAGTAAAAGTGTCTATAcaatcacagagttatatttccTCACAAAGTTCTTTACAAAGagtgaaatatgtttttataccTCTCGGTTTCAGTTAGAGGCATATTTTGTGCCACATTTATGTTAATGTGCCTATACATGATGAATGAATTATTTCAGTCATACATTGCCTGAATCATAACTTCATGATGCTTGGGAAAGAATCAACAGTTAAAACTTCATGAAGTTCTAATGTCTATGTTCCAATATACATCACAGTATTAGGATGTAGGGAGAGATGTATGTGTGCTCCCTGGGGTGGGCATTTCTAGTTACTAGGCCATCTCCATTTTTAGCATTTGACATCCTCATCGTACTTTTATAAATATGACATTAATAGGAGAGCAATAATATGATTTTACAGATGGAATAACAGATTTTCCTGCATTCACTGAAAAAGTGCAAATATTGGGTCCTTGTGACTTCAACTGACTCTTCCAAATTGTATGAATTTATCAATGTATTAGATAAACCCAGTTtcagaatgataaagaaaaactgtTAGACCAAATAATGTGGCTAATTAACAATGGTACGATTTCTAGCCTGAGGGTTTAAAATGGACTTAAGGTCCTGTTCTTGCCTTCTGTTTTGTGAACTTGCCACTTTTGCATTATTTGAGTTCACTTGAAAGACAGTTATTTTAAGTCCATTTTAAACCCTCGGGCTAGAAATCGCACCACTGTTAATTAGCCACCTTGTTTgttctaacagtttttctttatcattctgaAACTGGGTTTACCTAATACattgataaattatttcaaaggaaTTTTTATAGTTCAAATCACTTCACTTTTATCCTGATAAATATAAATGACTAGGAATGACCTTCAGATAGTGTTTAGCAGCTGTAACCAATCTGACAATAATGTGTTCATGGATTAAATCACATACTGGCATATTTAAGCTGAATGTCAGTCTGGAAAATAAATGTACTATATTAACTGAAATACCACTTTGTGTAGGTATTTTGTCATGTGTTTcagaaaaagctagaaagaatggAAATCCTATGACAATAACTTAAGTCTTCAAAGTGCATGCAGTCTTTGCAATACCTCATTCAGCCAAGTATTTGTGCTCTTCCTCATTCAGTATAAGGCAGCTTTCAATCTGCTTAGAAGGCAACATTAGAAGGTTAGAGTTCATcagaaatacagaattttaaaatgtgagttcaACTGAATAAAATTGAATTTCTGTAGGAAGTAAAGAATCAAAATACCTATTTAAAGATTGCAATATatggtcattatttttaaagtatctgttTAAACCTGATAGGttttccagaaatgaaaaaaaaaaaatcagttctaaaACTAAAgctgatttttagaaaatgtgaaaatgtaaatCAGCCCTATCCGTAATATTTTCTCTAAAACTTTATCTTACAGAGTCACTTTAAGATGATATAACTATTCAAAAATGTAACTGCtatgttaatgttttaaaataagttaaaacatcttaaaatatgAATACTGTAGTTTAAAGCAAAGAACCTGGGGgaaggaaaaatagagaaagaaatgccAATTCCAATGCCAAGCTTTATTTGCTGAGTTTTCTTAGAATGACTTTTACCAATTTATGAATTCCTATCAACAGAATGTATAATGGAAATACTGAAAAACTTTTGTGTAAACTGGAATTATTGACTGCTACTGTGATGCTACTGTAATGTAATAAATTAGGAAATTGTTGCAAAGTGCTGTTTTTGCCGTAAATTTTGTGTGTCTTCAAAACTATGGTGTTAAATGTATTGAGACTGTGCAAATGCTGGGCACGCTTGGCATGAGATAATCggcttttgtttttacaaaattgtAACTATGCAAGTGTGTttattaaaagaacagaaactaaaaagaagttatGGGAATTTAAGACAGTTGTGGGATGAAACAGTTATGGGATAAAAAATGCTGTGGAAAAGCggccaaaaaagtagaaaaagttttatgaaaagtttttttttaagttataagaagttatgagattttttaaaaagtcatgggataaaaacaaaaataaataaaagcaagccCCTGTCAGCATAAGACTGGAGAAGTGGGGCTAGAGTCTTCGCCCCCCACCATGTACCAACCACCCCTTCCCAGTCACCCCTTTACCATTAGGGTAGCAAGACAAGACCCCGTCTAATGGAGGGAGACAAACAGACCCTTTGCCATCTTGACCAGGGCCAAGTCCTTAAATTTCTGGACGGTGATGTTTGTTATTGAAGAGCCAGAGGCTGGTGGAGTTGGTTTGTTTGGAGGAGGCCTGATGACCTCCCTACTCTCGCCAAAGCAACTTTTCCCTCAGGGGGCCTCACATGTTCTTATTCAGagaggcagctgaggtgggacaGTGGGGCTAAGTGTAGAGCAGGCGAGGGCACAGGCTGCTGGGGTGGTCCCCCTTCCCCAGTGTACATATAGTATCTGTGTAACATTTTGTATATTCCGGGGGGTAGGGCTGCCCCCTGTATCGTACCTAGTGGAGGTTGGAGCTGGCATATGAGGAGGAGGTTCTAATCATTATTTATGGCTGGGAAACTTATTTATTGATAGCACAGGACAGAGGAAGGAGGTCAGGATGGGGTTGTGGCTCCCTGGTGATGCGACtcctgtttattttgcttttcattttggaaTAAATGGATTTAGCCATACTGCTCAGCCTGCTGGGTTCCCATTTCCCTCACTGGGTCCTGGAGTTTGTGCCACTGAACAAGGAGCCCCAGAGTGTCTGAGCATGTCCAGCTCAGCTGTTGGGGACCTTCCAGGCCTGTTACTTATATGCTGTCTGGTGACACCTGGTGGATTTCATGGGGGCTGCCATGGCACCTATGGGGCACAGTGAGGCCCTGACAGCCAACAGGCTCAGAAGCCTGATCTAGCGGTGGCCAGGAAGGCAGATACCAGCACCCAAGGACACTGACTTCCATCCACCCCAGGCATCTTCCCTTCAGCCCCCCTGCCTCTCTCGCCTATCTGCACTGGGTGGCCTGTTCTGTCTGTCCCTCCAGAGTGACGGGTGCTCCACAGGCTCCTCCAGGCTGAGTTCATGGCCCTGCCCCCTAGTGGCCACAGCCAGCTTAACAGGATAAGAGCCAGCTAAGCTCCAGGGGCCTTCCAGGAAGTGTCCCTTGGAAAAGGTGTGGCCTTTTCACCATTCCCAACAGCACCCTAGAAATGGCTTGGCCTTTTCCCTCCCCTGAGCTCCACAGAGAACACAGCCAGCAGAGGACACATTCCCTGTCATCCAGAAATGGATCTGATTCTCAGCTGAGGGACAGCAGAACTGGTAGACACTGTCAGCCCACACAGTTGCCTGCACAGCACCCCCATGCTTGGtagggggtgggagggatggtggAGGCTGGCTGTCCACAGGCCGGGCATGACAGGGAGGCTCACTGGAGGTGGCGCTCTTTGGAAGGGCAATGTCAAGGGACAGCTTTCTCTTGTTGGGCCATAAGACTCCACAAGGACATCACGGTGACTGATTCCCAGTGCTAGAGGTGAGGCGGTCGGCCAcgtgtagatgtgtgtgtatatatatatatgagtatttagagctatttatagaacagggcagggcaTGCCACAGAGTATTTAGAGctatttatagaacagggcagggcatgccacagagtatttatagctatttatagaacagggcagggcaTGCCACAGAGGGGCACAAGTTTTCAGCAATGGTCACACCTGGATGTGTCAGCTCAGCACTACAGCAGACTAAGTCACAGATGAAGGGGGCTGGCTTTGGGCTGGGGAGCCGCTGTCAAGTCACAGGACACCTGCCCCGCAGGCTTGGAAAGGGAGGCCTCCCAGAAGAGGAGGATCTGTTTAGAGGTTGAAGGGGGACCTGGGGCTCTCAGGATGGGATGGACTTGCCTGATCCATTCAGTTGGCAGTTGgaggaaagcagagagaaaacgGGTTAAAGAAAAGCCAGAGCTGGTGAGGCAAGTGCAGAGCATGGGCGCACCACAGCAGCTGTgaaagggctggggaggggagggcgcAGGTGTGGGCGTGGCAAGGTTCCTAGAAAAGAGGGgctggaagggaaaggggaggaagatGGAGGGAGGAGCCAGAGCTTCACAGGTGGTGCCTGGGGGATGTGGCGGCCCTCCCCAGCCCACACACGCTGGCCTCTCTCACGGGACCCAGGCAGTGCACCCAGAGTTCAAACCAATGCTCAGCCCCCTTGGGCTTCCCTCTTCTCTGGTCACCCTGTCTTCCAACCCACTGGACCAGGGCCACCTTTTGCTTGGGGAGCCCCACCCAACAGCCAACTGGCCTGATAAGGAACACTGCTTGAACCAAAATAGTGAAGCTATAAGGGATGGATGGCTGGAGTGTGTGCCAGAGGCCCCTCTGGGTGGTCAGCAAGACCAGGGCCCTCTGAAGGGAGcctggggaaggcagggagggcaggTAGCCAGATGCCACTGGCCATAGACTTATAAATCTACGAGGGGAGCCTCAGCTGGTTGATGGGGGGCTGCAAGTTGCATAGGTGAAGGTGGGCCCTTCCTACTGGGAAAAGCAGAAGAGGGAGAGTCCGTGGCAGGAAAGGCAGGTGGGCTCGCTAGGCGGAACTCAGCTGGCACTGTGGTCCCATTGGCTGAATAGCACAGGCAACCTCTAGGAACAACAGGCCAAGGTGCGTGAGCCTGCTGGCCAGTGGTAGTGCTTCAGTGGGGGCCAGGGACCCTGCCTTTGGTCACACAATAGCAGCTATGATGACacttgggagggagggaagggggctgTGTGTCCCTGCCTGGCCTGTGGAGTGTGTTGTGGGATGACCGTGTGTGTGGGACTCTCACCTAGATCGCCACTGGATTGCCGACAGATAGAGGAAGTGGGACCCTGACTATCACCCCTGCTCTGCAGTGGATTCGGCTCTCGGCACTCCCAGGCTGGGAGCTGGATGCCCTGCCCTGGCAGCATGACTCAGACTGCACGACCGGTATGGCGTGTCCAGGATGATGTTCCCAGACCTCTGGCCACCTCAGAGTCCATCCCCACACACAACCCCCTGCAAGCTCCCAGCCCCTACATCATGAACCACAAGCTCTCTGCCCTCTCTGATGGCTCCAGAGAGCACCCACACCTGCCAGCTTGGGAATAGAACCTGTTTCAAGGGCCCCCAGGCTCAGTCATGGAGGCTGGTACCTGCATCTGGCCGGGACGCTCTGCACCTGCAACCAGGAGTCAT from the Chlorocebus sabaeus isolate Y175 chromosome 26, mChlSab1.0.hap1, whole genome shotgun sequence genome contains:
- the LOC140710407 gene encoding uncharacterized protein encodes the protein MGHWIFLGICKMGIVQPEVVMDLGFVEAHALKEEKKHDIHQIQELERSLSELKTEMGIISSEAKFLKPERSCIKRRIFSGGVGDWRESTGPYCLLHFSAEPPSSAPPAGTSEVEQLQDEAKHLRQEVESLEGKLQSQMENNQALRLLSKEQKERLQEQEERLRGQEERLRGQEERLRGQEERLWGQEERRLQEQERLCEQKERLRGQQKRLRDQGERLQKQEERLQKQEERLQKQEERLWEKEKRLRMQEERLALSQNHKFNKQLAKPQCSFEDLVRCPTWGACPHP